The stretch of DNA tagaatacacagaacggttgcctaaaatacacagaatgattgcctgtaatacacagaatattaacataaatacagagaccggctgaaacgggaaacatgatttccaaaagaacgaacgattagtttacaatgcacgtcgtttaggtacgtggtgcacattgctatatgcaccgtggtgcacggtataatttgcacCATTAGATTAGTGGGCTTGCACAATCAATtgattggataattgatttggtaattatagagttttaaatgaaaattgtcaattgattattttatttaagtAAATTAGTTGTGATATATGAGTAATTTAAGCTGGTTATTTTTGTTAGGCAGAGATTGGTGAAAGGTAAATCTAATACCGATAACTAGCGGATTATTAGGCGAACATGAATGATCAAGTTTAGCACTCTATGTCTTTGCTGCgagtaatttttcataatgataAATGATTGATTCTAACAAATGATATGAGAGTGATAGAGTCAAGTCACGAGATTGAGCTCGAAAATTTTTAAACGGAGGTCTAAGTCTAACATCATGCctctcaaataataaaataagattatGCATGAGTGCACTTTGAGTAGTCGTGAATTTTTTAGTAAATCAAATATCAGTAGATTTGCAAACATTATGATTAAGTATGATggtatgtaattaattaattcatattcatatgaaaaatcattttattttctctcgAATTTTGTTATAGTAGAGTTAGTATAATAATCAAGtcaacaattttatttcttttaatgctacagtttatttataatttgtcATTGACGTGTAgactattctaaaaaaaatatgtcatttaCCATGGATTGAGTAGGGTCTATAAGGTTAGATGATATCACCTCTTCAAAGACTCTTTCAAATTGTTACATATAAACTAACTAAAGACGGTTCAATCAggcttgaaattaaattatgatGTTTTTTTGGCGATAATTTATTTGAACGGTTCCTGATCCGTTATTCCATCAAGCTTCattcaacatcatcatcatcgacAATTTGGGCGTGCGAAATGACCTAATCAACGTTATGGCGTGCTAAATGCCTTATGTGTTTTATATACTGTTTTAACTCAATTTGTTTGCTAAAAGTTAGCATTTCATTAATCATTAAACATAGTAGTAATCGTCAAGTCCGACCACTAATCATAGTATTTGCTTCATTCACAAATGATCGtcttctaataataataaaaaaaatacaaatatacgaGTGCAAAATTAGAGTATAAATTATTGATACATTCCTTTTTGAAGCAAATTATACCTTAGACGAGTGTCTACCTTTCGTTGTactccaaaaataatatttttagattctgtatttgtagttgacacattttgtacttgtaattaatattttctacACATGTAATTAACATTTTCTGCATAtatagttatcatattatgtattagcaattattaagttatttgtttacgtACATAAGTTGTTAACTATAGgtacaaattttttgtatgcaatatgaaccctgatCCATTGTATAACAATAGTCTTTTTGATTGATGGATTATAAGACAACCCAATTAGCTCAATAATCTGAGCAATAAGGCCCAATAACACAAGCTCAAAGAGTTAGCCCAAGGGAGGACTGTGAAACATTATTACATGGATCATAGTCCATACAGCTgtgtgaattataaataaaaaatatatatatttttaacatactaaaagtgtattatttgtgcacataaaatacattatttgaaaatacataaattacattatttaaaagtggaaataactcttttataatttatggacTAAAAGTATGCACCGGCGGAGAGACAAAGCTAGCGTATAATTATCCTTTAAAACATAATACCTATGAGTGTAAATGTCATatcttcaattttttgtttcacCATTGATTAATATTGTGAAACAACAGTAAAGTATTTAATAGAGGCACATTTAATGTGATAGAAGTTTGGGGGCATTAAATATCGGACTCATATCTTCTTGAAAAAGAAGTATAATTTAATGCTCCgtctaaattataaattatattatgaattttcattattttttttctattaaatgaTGTGTGTATCATATATACATGAAAAGTGACAAATGTTTGAGGGGAAGAGGGCCAACATGAAGGAGAGAGTGAAAAATGTGCTCCTGCAAGAGGGGGGAAGAGTGCGAacttatgtttttgtttttttgtttttttttttttttaatatctattTGGATTTTagatgttgaattttttttcgtATATTAGGGGATGGATTTTGTGAAGGCTAGGATTCAcatcgcaaattatattatggaccatggtcatgactgatactgcagttatgttaaacggatactgcagttgtgttgaactgataatgcagttgtgttgaaagggaactgcaattgcgcTAAACAGAGGTTGTTTCATCTGTTCAACAtattgtagtatcagttcaacacaaatgcaatatccgttcaacacaactgcagtatcagttcaacacaactgtagttccagACGAACGACttctgttccgcacaactgcagttctctttcaacCCCAATtccagtatccgttcaacataactgcagtatccgttcaacacaactgcagtatcagccatggtgcatggtctacaatgcattgtggaccatagcCCACGGACTGAATTCACATGGTTGGAAATGGACCTTCAAAAGCCAAATGTTGTCTATCCTTATAAGtgaggtgattttttttttttttgcaaaccaAAACCAAACAAACTTATAAGTGAGGTGACTTAAAGCATGCATTGAGAAATCAGAGCAATATGGTTGGAATGGAATCACTACATCAAACACTAGCTAGTGGATATTTTGGTTGCAGTGGCCCATACATTAGATACACTTACAATGTGGAACACACACCTCAATCTTCCCAACAATCACCACAAACAACTGCCCACATTTTTGATTTAGGCTCACAAGATTAATTAGTCGTCAAATATGTCAACTTTGTGCaattttcactaaaaaaaaagtttaaatttatcaaaaaaatttgaaGGTAAATAATTGAAATCTCTAAGTATTTAATTACCAATGAATTCATTGATAAAACACTAAAatctataaatatttatgttgcAACTATTTAATATATtggtattttataatttcattgtaGTATTTAAACTTTTCAAGTTTacactaaaatattttttcccAGCCTCTGTCTTCTACTCTATGGTACGGTACAgagtataatattaaattaatcaaataattaatttattaattacggagtataaaattttaaattcaatttttttttatggtagaTGGCCTTTCTACTTTCTAGCGAGTCTTGTATCTTAATACAATACTATGGGATCTTGCGCGTCCAGCGGGTTGTCATAGGATGCCCCCCACTCACATGGGCTGCTGCATCTCCATCATATTCCCCAATGCATTCCGACGGAGGTTGCTATAattctattaatttatttataaatatttaattattatttaaaataattagataATTTTTTATCAAGCACTTGTGCTCAGGTAACATATATACCTCAACaggttgaacatatatataggtAACATATATACCTCAACaggttgaacatatatatacctcaataggttgagaaagtataaatgaaTCAATACGACTTAAAAAGggacaaaatttataattaacaatagcttttatatattgttaaaacatttagattatttattaaatttaattttttataataaaaaaatattaattaatgaattatttttatgaaatataagcatatctatatatatcttttgaCATATGGTCAGTGGTTTGTATAATTGTTAGCAAGTATAGTGTCAGCTTGTCTTAAACTCTAACTAGATTGCCTTAAAtaccaaacaaacataaattttaaagaaaacatcCATCCACAATTCCAAATGTAAGGTAGAATACTCGacaaaagttaattttactaaTTAGCAACCCAAGGTAAGTTGTAAAATTATACAAGCTCAAAAAGAACGGGGAAAACCTGTTCAAGACAAGACTCTTCTCGTTTATTCACTTGACAAGAAAATCAGAAGAAACTAAAACAAACTTTTTTCAGAATTGCAGGACTCGGAATAAATACTCAAAAACCCCCCGGGTGCTCCAAAAGCTGCCAATATGTTGGAGGCATTAAGCCCTTAAGCAGCAGAATGCATATGGCGGATCAGATCGATCACACGGGAACTGCAGAATCAAGAATGCTCATCAGAATAAACAAAAGATGACACGAATGCAGGTCGGGTGGAGCTAAGTGAAGGAGGAAAAGAGGCATTACCTGTAACCCCATTCGTTGTCATACCAAGCAACGACCTTGAAGAAGTTCTCGTTCAAAGAGATTCCAGCCTTGGCATCAAAGATGCTTGACCTGGATTAATAAACCAAGTTGCAAATGTGAAATGCAGGCCATATAAGGATGTCTAAGCTATCAAGACATCGAAGATACATCCTATGAGTACAAGGAATTGTAAAACAATATTCACCTGCAATCACCAACAAAGTCGGATGATACCAAGTCTTCATCGATGTAACCCAAAATGCCCTTGAGCTTACCCTCTGACTCCTCCCTGAGAAACAAGGAAAATACAAATCCATGAGATATAATGTCCACCAGCATGTtgaaattcaatattttacaatatttcaAATGTGAAAGTACAGTCCACAGTATTGTGATCTAATTATCATAACCAGCATAAAGAATACAATATTTCCAATGTGTAAGTGTAGTCCACAGTATCATGATGTAATGATCAATAACCAGCataacaaaattcatatttCTAGTGACATACTAGAGCAGAATACTATGTAATAGAACTTACttgatggccttcttgacatcCTCATAGGTAGCCTTTTTCTCAGTTCGGACAGTGAGGTCAACAACTGAAACATCCACAGTGGGAACTCTGAAGGACATTCCAGTCAATTTCCCATTAAGAGCTGGGAGAACTTTTCCAACAGCCTACATAACCATAAATCCAATCAAAGACTAAAACATGCAACACATATTGAAATCGCAGACAAAAGAATCAGACTTGTTACCTTGGCTGCACCAGTGCTGCTAGGAATGATGTTGAATGAAGCAGCTCTTCCGCCTCTCCAGTCCTTCATGGATGGACCATCAACAGTCTTCTGAGTGGCTAAACGATGAAACATAGCAGCAAATTAGCAAGAAACGAAGAACAATGCAAATGACAACTGTAAGCAAAAGAGCATCAGCTCACCAGTGATGGAGTGGACAGTGGTCATGAGACCCTCCACAATGCCAAACCTATCATGGATGACCTGCAGCAATACGAAACAACCAACCATTAAATCTAAAGCCAACGAAAAAATCTATAAACATAAAGAGGCTGAAGCAGCTATTACCTTAGCCAAAGGAGCAAGGCAGTTGGTAGTGCAGCTTGCATTGGAAACAATGTTAAGCTCTGGCTTGTATTCCTTCTCGTTAACTCCAACAACAAACATGGGAGCATCTTTGCTAGGAGCAGAGATCACAACCTTCTTGGCACCAGCCTGCTCATACCACAAAAATCAATCACCAATTACATacaataaattcaaataaaaaaacaacttaCTATTCTCAAAGGTAGTCGTCACACACAAATAACATTATCTACAAACCACACACAAATAATTATCTACAAAAGTACACATATCATCAAGTTCTGAATATGTTATGTGAGTAAGACTAAATTATAGTGCTCAGAGAGCATTACTAATTTGGGATTTATACAGAAACCATCACTGGAATCACAATATATGCATCTAAAACAGGATCACAGAACAATGGGATAGCAGACAGACGGAAATGAAACAATGAATCAAAAGAACAAAAGTAGTAACCAAACTTAATGAACCTAAATTTagattaattaaacaataatattactCTGTCACGTCTTATCTGCCTTATTTGTAATATTCATCAGccaaaccaactatttcttatatgcttaatttcttcaatatttttaaattatttttaaatttaatttggtgTCTAATCGTATTTTCAATGTAATGTTTAGATATATAGATCTCATATACTAGTACgaaacattataaaaaatttgaattcaaataaaatcaaacacataaaatgggaaggaggtagtgtgtgtgtgtgtgtatatatatatcctaaaaAGTAGACCAGATGAACATTATTATACCTTCAAGTGAGCGGCAGCCTTGTCCTTGTCAGTGAAGACTCCAGTAGACTCCACAACATACTCAGCACCAGCTTCAGCCCATGGAATCTCTTCCGGATTCCTGAAAATCCATCCGAATAATCATCAGCTGAAAAACTGAACAAAATCACAGATCTAAAAACGCAATCGTATAATCTCGTACCTGCATCCAAAGACCTTAACTGACTTCTCGCCAAACAGAAGAGTCTTCTCATCTTGGACCTTCACGTCATGGTGCTTCCATTGCCCGTGCACAGTATCATACTTGAACATGTATGTCTACACAAAAATCGCATGAAACCATTACGCCTGAACAGATCTAAGCTCTCACAGATTCAAACGCTCTAAATCTATTAAACTAATCGTACCATGTATTCAGTACTGATGAACGGGTCGTTGACTGCAACGAGCTCGACATCCTCACTGTGCAGAGCAACCCTAGCAACCAATCGTCCGATCCTTCCAAATCCTGAAGCAAAACATCAAACAAATAAGCATACGGATTTTTTTccgtggcaaaaaaattaacaaaaaaaataaaatgaataggAAGAAGAAGCTGGAATCCATCTATACcgttgattccaatcttgatcttccccatggCGGAGGCTTGAAGCTTCTAGAGAgatgaaagttgaaaagtttaGAGCGAGAGAGTGAGTTGAAGAATGTAATAGAGAGTGAGACAGGGGAAGTGGAAAAAGGATTCGGTGTATATAAAGAGCGGTTGCTGGGGGTTAGGTGTGAGGGACACGTGACTAGTGCCgtgcttttgttttcttttctttttttcttatttttgatgtcttggtgaaaaagaaagaagattacTACTGTACAAATACCACCTTGGAAATGTCGATATTCGAGAAGAACAAAGCCGTACAAATAATATGACTcttctattttaaaataacaaaaataattgatgAGGTtggattgaaattatttttaatcaaatttttattatataaatttatatatttataaattacactaaaattattcattttatcACTTATTATTTAACTCAATAAAATTAGACAAACTCACataatgttaaaatattaaattgatcGAGCAGATGATTTGttagtataatattttaaatttttacatgAATATATTTCACAAATCAAATgcaaatattcaatattaaattatgtatttgaagGCGAGTCTactttgtaaggtggacccgagtaTATCATTAACTATTGATGGTGGTGGGTTAGGGTTTGCAAAATTTGAAATGATGATTGTTTGGGAAAGAAGAAAACATATACCGCGGAATATTCTAGAAAAAGGGGTGACGGGAGGAAAACCGGCAGCTGCGCGATGCCCATGGGCTTTGACAAAACCTAAGGCCAGCCGGTTGTATGGCAGACAAGAGTTTGTGGTACAAAACTTGGATTTGGGCTTCGGGAAACGGGTGACTGGAGAAGTCAGTCAACCTCGATTGTTGAATGCTCCATGCTCGATTTGGTATGAAATCAACTTCAAATACATCATATCAAAGCTAAGGGTTGCTTTATGACTAAATGCAATAATAACTGTACTCTCATCCTTATTTATTCTCACAacaattaatacggagtatatgatatatattgcaataaattatgtaaatttttacTATACTAATTGCTATCAGTACATTCTCTACCAAATATATAAGGCATACCATAAATTTCTTTAGTTACAAATGATACACTAAGACTTTACACACTTATGGCGCGTTTCGTTCGCGGAATAGGCCTGGAATGGAATAGCATTTCCAGTAATATGCCTATTCCGCTGTTTGGCAAAACTTTCTATTCCCATGAACAATGTTCTTGAGAATGACCTATTTctcttgcaaggggaatagagattcctagggccccctaggtattaggctattcctgagtcctcaggaatagcctaatgttgttattttCATTTCCAATTTTATCCCTTGGcgcgttttggagaaaagatcttccttttcccaaaatggtcctatattattttaaaaaaaaaacttgtaactaagaACAATTAAGGTTCCTTAGATGAATGAGTTTTTGGCTCTTTAAGGCTTCCTCATcctgttgttaatttcaaaagagaagcaatgTTTAATAAATGAGCTCCTCTTCATAAGTTACCAATGgatcaaaaatttcaatttgtatttaaaaaaattattatatatgtaattttgttttaatttgtattattattattattagtattcatttttattattattgttattaatattattataatttttattttattattacataataataataataatattaatattaatattaacatcaatatccttattattattattattacatattttataagggtatgtatgtataataataataataataataataataataataataataatcttgtcaaaaaataataataataataataaattttgtacaagggcatttatgtcttttaaatatatattccatttctattcctttaaccaaccaaacgctggaatacaattctcaagtctattccttccgcgaaccaaacgctgaaatacaattcatattctattccttacctattccattccttatggaatagtattcctattcccttcaaattcattccgtgaaccaaacatgttgttaGATTAATAAAGTTCATATTGGATGAGTGACAAAACACTCATTCATgagttttatacttttatagtAGTTGTATTCATAAAGTTTGGACTCGAGATATATAAGTAAATTATAAGAGACTTGCACAATTTCGTTCATACCTTCATGagtacaatcatatatataatttgaattatattgaGTATTATCAATCCTCGCtacaacaatttattttaaaacaaacaACATATTATGTATGGTTGCATCAagtagccaaaaaaaaaaaagtttatatactaatattggTCGATACATTAGAATAatgagcatttttttttttgaaaatgaataatgagcatattaaaaaacaaacaaacaaataagaaaaagaagtcaaacattttgCTTAAATATTTAGGCTCAATTATGCTAAActtctattatttttgttgggGAAGAAAGCACACATTTTGCTTAAACATTTTGACTCAATTTTGATAAACCTctattaattttgttgtttttattatcaaattgtATTACAACGTCGATAATCAATCACacttattactattataatcattttttaaaagataataacATCAACCAACATACTACTCAAAGTTATTGAATTTtatcacatttaaaaaaaaattgtgataatATGAAcgatatttttgttatatagtataaattttgttattattatgttgaaatgtttaaaaaaaacttgaaatttttttagtttgaaaaaaaaaaaaaacttgagtATTAATTTAATAGGagaatactaattaagaatatgtGACGTTATGCCCACCCAAATGGGGAGTGATTTATACTGTCAATGTAAACGTCACATTCCACGCCTCAATCACGcaaataatcaataaaaaataaatacagaaTTATAAAGTCAAAATTGAGTGCTTTCAATTGGCGTCGCCCGGACTCGAACCggagaccttcagtgtgttagactgactgtgataaccaactacaccacaaCACCTATTCGATAATAATCTTTACAAAAacaatgaatttaattataaattttgatatagGTTGCGTAATTATCCAGCAGTCCTAAGTCTCAATTCTAGAACGGTTTTTGTTTTACCCTTCTAGGAGTTCTAGAGAGCATATAAAGAGATTtacaattatttgtttttagGTGAACATCGATTCCATAATCAATATTTGATTGTGTATACAGAgtaaatattgtttgtgtgtAATAACATGCAAATTACAAATAAGATATAAATCATACTAgaaagatcatgtgtgacaagtTCGATTATAAGTCgcaaaaagaatatatatataagggcatttacaatgttgaaaaatatttttagaatcaatttataatatatattaatatttcactattCTTCAATATATTTTGGAGCTAAGATTTGAAATGACAGGACACACGATCCTTAATTTATATGAGAGAATATATATGTCACATCTTAATCAAAAATATGGTCAAAACAAAGAGTCGCacttaaaattttgtacttACAAAATCAACT from Ipomoea triloba cultivar NCNSP0323 chromosome 7, ASM357664v1 encodes:
- the LOC116025153 gene encoding glyceraldehyde-3-phosphate dehydrogenase 3, cytosolic, which gives rise to MGKIKIGINGFGRIGRLVARVALHSEDVELVAVNDPFISTEYMTYMFKYDTVHGQWKHHDVKVQDEKTLLFGEKSVKVFGCRNPEEIPWAEAGAEYVVESTGVFTDKDKAAAHLKAGAKKVVISAPSKDAPMFVVGVNEKEYKPELNIVSNASCTTNCLAPLAKVIHDRFGIVEGLMTTVHSITATQKTVDGPSMKDWRGGRAASFNIIPSSTGAAKAVGKVLPALNGKLTGMSFRVPTVDVSVVDLTVRTEKKATYEDVKKAIKEESEGKLKGILGYIDEDLVSSDFVGDCRSSIFDAKAGISLNENFFKVVAWYDNEWGYSSRVIDLIRHMHSAA